The Oncorhynchus masou masou isolate Uvic2021 chromosome 14, UVic_Omas_1.1, whole genome shotgun sequence region tgtgtgtgtgtgtgtgtgtgtgtgtgtgtgtgtgtgtgtgtgtgtgtgtctgtgtgtgtgtgtgtatctttctgTGCGCgtatgtgtgtctttctgtgcgcgtgtgtgtgtatctgtctgtgtgtgtgtgtttgtgtatctgtctgtctgtgcgtgcgtgtacCTCCAGACAGAACCGTTGTTAGTGCCGAAGCCATAATTACAGACCTACTGTGTGATCTCTCTTTGAGGCCTGATGACATCACCCTGTAAAGACAGCTCTCATCACTACTGGTTAAAGGGACATTTCACCCTGTAAATACAGCCCTCATCACTACTGGTTCAAGGGACATTTCACCCTGTAAAGACAGCCCTCATCACTACTGGTTAAAGGGACATTTCAGCTTGTAAAGACAGCCCTCATCACTACTAGTTAAAAGGACATTTCACCCTGTAAAGATAGCCCTCATCACTACTGGTTAAAGGGACATTTCACACTGTAAAGACAGCCCTCATCACTTCTGCCAGGTTAAAGGGACATTTCACCCTGTAAAGATAGCCCTCATCACTACTGCAGGTTAAAGGGACATTTCACCCTGTAAAGACAGCCCTCATCACTACTGCAGGTTAAAGGGACATTTCACCCTGTAAAGACAGCCCTCATCACTTCTGCCAGGTTAAAGGGACATTTCACCCTGTAAAGATAGCCCTCATCACTACTGGTTAAAGGGACATTTCAACCTGTAAAGATAGCCCTCATCATTGCTACCAGGTTAAAGGGACATTTCACCCTGTAAAGACAGCCCTCATCACTGCTGCCAGGTTAAAGGGACATTTCACCCTGTAAAGACAGCCCTCATCACTACTGGTTAAAGGGACATTTCACCCTGTAAAGTAAGCCCTCATCACTACTGCCAGGTTAAAGGGACATTTCACCCTGTAAAGATAGCCCTCATCACTACTGCCAGGTTAAAGGGACATTTCACCCTGTAAAGACAGCCCTCATCACTACTGCCAGGTTAAAGGGACATTTCACCCTGTAAAGATAGCCCTCATCACTACTGCCAGGTTAAAGGGACATTTCACCCTGTAAAGATAGCCCTCATCACTACTGCCAGGTTAAAGGGACATTTCACCCTGTAAAGACAGCCCtcatcactactgtcaggttaaAGGGACATTTCACCCTGTAAAGACAGCCCTCATCACTACTGCCAGGTTAAAGGGACATTTCACCCTGTAAATATTGACCTTATCACTACTGCCAGGTTAAAGGGACATTTCACCCTGTAAAGACAGCCCTCATCACTACTGGTTAAAGGGACATTTCACCCTGTAAAGACAGCCCTCATCACTACTGGTTAAATGGACATTTCACCCTGTAAAGACAGCCCTCATCACTACTGTTTAAAGGGACATTTCACCCTTTAAAGACAGCCCTCATCACTACTGGTTAAAGGGACATTTCACCCTGGGGGAAATCTGAGTTTGTTTTCATGCTGTCCAAGGCATTTCTAGGTCAGTCAGATGTTTTTcaaacataattgcaaaacgTGTCTGGGCATCGTACACCGGACAAAACACCCTATGATGACATTCGGTGTATCTACGGACTGGTAAATTTAATTAAGTTTAAATTTAATAAAAAATAGATGACATTTACTAAATTTGTCTGCCAGTATGGATTCACAAAATTTATTTATCAGCTGTACGGGGCTCTCTAGCATCAAACAGATGTTAGACATTCAGATACTGTACAGTAATATGTCAATACATAATGAGTTTCAGTAGATGAGTTTCAGTAGATAAattaaagttagctagctaggtagcttgtATGAAAcatagctaacttagctagctagccaggtaGCTTGTATGAAACATcactaacttagctagctagccaggttGCTTGTATGAAACATcactaacttagctagctagccaggtaGCTTGTATGAAACAtaactaacttagctagctagccaggtaGCTTGTATGAAACATAACTAACTTAGCGAGCTAGCCAGGTAGCTCGTATGAAACAtaactaacttagctagctagccaggtaGCTTGCAGGAAAAATaactaatttagctagctagccaggtaGCTTGTATGAAACAtaactaacttagctagctagccaggtaGCTTGTATGAAAAAtaactaacttagctagctagccaggtaGCTTGTATGAAACAtaactaacttagctagctagccaggtaGCTTGTATGAAACAtaactaacttagctagctagctaggtagcttgtATGAAACATAACTAACTTAGCTAGCTCGCCAGGTAGCTTGTATGAAACAtaactaacttagctagctagccaggtaGCTTGTATGAAACATAACTAACTTAGCGAGCTAGCCAGGTAGCTCGTATGAAACAtaactaacttagctagctagccaggtaGCTTGCAGGAAAAATaactaatttagctagctagccaggtaGCTTGTATGAAACAtaactaacttagctagctagccaggtaGCTTGTATGAAAAAtaactaacttagctagctagccaggtaGCTTGTATGAAACAtaactaacttagctagctagccaggtaGCTTGTATGAAACATAACTAACTTAGCGAGCTAGCCAGGTAGCTCGTATGAAACAtaactaacttagctagctagccaggtaGCTTGCAGGAAAAATaactaatttagctagctagccaggtaGCTTGTATGAAACAtaactaacttagctagctagccaggtaGCTTGTATGAAAAAtaactaacttagctagctagccaggtaGCTTGTATGAAACAtaactaacttagctagctagccaggtaGCTTGTATGAAACAtaactaacttagctagctagctaggtagcttgtATGAAACAtaacttacttagctagctagccaggtaGCTTGTATGAAACAtaactaacttagctagctagccaggtaGCTTGTATGAAACAtaactaacttagctagctagccaggtaGCTTGCAGGAAAAATaactaatttagctagctagccaggtaGCTTGTATGAAACAtaactaacttagctagctagccaggtaGCTTGTATGAGACATgactaacttagctagctagccaggtaGCTTGCAGGAAAAAtaactaacttagctagctagccaggtaGTTTGCAGGATAAATAACTAACTTAGCGAGCTAGCCAGGTAGCTTGCAGGGAAAATAACTAACTTAGCTAGGTAGCCAGGTAGTTTGCAGGATAAATAACTAACTTAGCGAGCTAGCCAGGTAGTTTGCAGGATAAATAACTTACTAAGCACCATATTTGTCATCTGCCCTCTTCGTGCATCGGCTACAGCTGAGCTTCTGACTAAATCCGACTCTACGTTTTGAATCCTCTTCACTATATTCCAGTTGAAATACGGTGTTGAATTTCACCATGTAGCTCGTTAAGAGAACATCACGAACAACTCCATGGTCATGTAGCTCGTTAAGAGAACATCACGAACAACTCCATGGTCATGTAGCTCGTTAAGAGAACATCACGAACAACTCCATGGTCATGTAGCTCGTTAAGAGAACATCACAAACAACTCCATGGTCATGTAGCTCATTAAGAGAACATCACGAACAACTCCACGGTCTAAGTCATGTTGATAGAGGATTCACTTGAAGCCATTGAGTCAGGTCTTTCAGTTTTTCCCACCAGAGGGGTTGGTGTCCCTTTCAGAAAAGCCCATCTTGGGACGGGCCAGATCAGAAAGCACCGCAGCACACCGAGTTGTAGTCTCTCAGGGAATAACATGTCTTTATCACCTTGTACATTAAGCAACGGATTCCCGCCGATTGGATCATCACCGATAGACATCCCATGGAGCCTTAAAACATGGACGACAATATTTAGTATAACATAAAGCCTTCACAAAACAACCCCTCCAACCTCCCCTCTCAATTCtcgctcctttgcaccccagtatctctacttgcacattcatcttctgcacatcttatcactccagtgttttaattgctaaattgtaattatttcaccactattggcctatttattgccttacctcccttatcttacctcatttgcacacactgtatatagacttttctattgtgttattgactgtacgcttgtttcagtgtaactctgtgtcgttgtttgtgtcgcactgctttgctttatcttggccaggttgcaattgtaaatgagaacttgttctcaactattctacctggttaaataaaggtgttctcaactattctacctggttaaattaaggtgaaataaagTAGTGTAACTTAAATAAGAACAGTTAGTAAGTGTATTTATTTTGTTAAAGCTCAACTATTCAACTCAACTGTTATGAACTAACTCACTTATTAACCCTCCCCCCTCTTTACCCCTcacccccttcctcttcctcctctccccctccctttctccaccccccacccccctctacctctgcccatatctccttctctctcctctacagcTTTAAAAAGATCCTTCGACGTCGACGATGTGGACGAgcttcctcccttctccccctcctcccccgttccctcccccctctcctccacctccctcctcaacAAGACCAACGAGGGTCGAGGGTTCCCCACCTCCAACCACGGCTCCCCTGCCTTCCGCTCCCGGATCAGTCTTGGTACCAACCCCAGCCCTGCCCAGAGCCCTGTATTCAAGTCCCGCATGGTCTCCAGTCTCTCCTTCAACAGAGCCACGAACAGACccaccatcaacaacaatggAGGGAGCTCCGGAGGCATCACCAGGGCCTCTTCCTTCCAGAACAAGTTTAACCCTAAaggtttctcctcctctctctctggcccaggcAGTGATAATGATAGTCTCCATAGCTCCTCTTCTAGTCTGGACTATTCCATCCAGGGAGgcggaggagaaggtggaggaggggtAACTCTGGGCAAGCCAGGGTCTCTGTCCTACTCCACTAGCCCACAGATGGAGCAGCGCCCTGGGCAGCAGCCAGGGTCTCTGTCCTACTCCACTAGCCCACAGATGGAGCAGCGCCCTGGGCAGCAGCCAGGGTCTCTGTCCTACTCCACTAGCCCACAGATGGAGCAGCAGCCAGGGTCTCTGTCCTACTCCACTAGCCCACAGATGGAGCAGCGTCATGGGCAGCAGCCAGGGTCTCTGTCCTACTCCACTAGCCCACAGATGGAGCAGCGTCATGGGCAGCAGCCAGGGTCTCTGTCCTACTCCACTAGCCCACAGATGGAGCAGCGTCATGGGCAGCAGCCAGGGTCTCTGTCCTACTCCACTAGCCCACAGATGGAGCAGCCTCCTGGACTGCAGCGTGGCCTGGGCCTGGGGATGGGGAAGAAGTTCTCTTCCCATGGGAGTGTGTTTCACTCTGAGCTAGAGGGGCCTATGGGGCTGGGAGCTCCAGAGCCCAGGGGGGTCAGCCACGGATCCATGCCCAGTCTGGACCTCCAGATCGGGGAAGGAGGAGGCGGGGTGATGGGAGTGCGGGGggcaggaggtggaggggtgaGGTATGGCAACGCCAATGTGGGTTTGAATGGCGGATCCCAGCGGCATTATAACACCAGTCCCTTTGGGAAGGAAGGATGCTACTCTCCCAATCAGAACCACAACAGCTACCAGGCCCAGCCCAAACCCAAAGAGACCCAGCGTCTCAACAAGTTCCCCCTGGATCTAGACAGTCTGGTGGGGGTGAAGACGCTCCAGCCCAGCCCCCATCCTCCCCCCTCGTCTGACCCCCCTAAACCTCCACCCAGAGCACACTATCCCAGCAGCCTCTCTGTCTCAGCTAGCCCATCCCTCAGCAGTCTGGACAGCTCCGGTGGTGACCTCACTCCTCTTCCCGCCGCCAAACACCACGTCTCCTACAACAACatcaacccctccctcccccgctctccccCACCTACCTCCCCCCCGGGGGCCAAGCCTGTCCCTAAGGTGagccagtcccctgtccccctgtcccccgcCCAGACCCCCCAGCTCAACCTGCTCTCCCCCAGACCTCAGGTAGGACACCTGGCCCCATCCACCCCCCTGTCACTGGAGCACACCCAGCCACAGGACAtgatgtcagagagagaaagcgtGGGTTCCATTCTGCAGAGGATCGCTTCCTTCTCCAGTCCCGACGCCATAACGACCACCAGGTTTCCAAGCGCCGCCAGTGTTCTGAGCGGGGTTGCCCTTAGCAACGGCGTGAAGAAGGAGAGCCCACCACCGATGATGATGATGCATCAGGAGCGTGTTTCCTCACCTCTACCTGTGGCGGTCCAGAGACAGGGGCTAAAGAGAGTGCAAGGTAGGCATTTTAAATTTTCATGGTTACTGgccccaacgctcttaaccgccaGGTTACCTGCCGACCACATAGGTCATGAACTAACAAtttcataggaatgttcacatGGGGTGCAAGGAATGTTTCCAAGAGACCATTCTCTAAATGTCAAATAGAACTTACCCAGAACTTAAGGTACTAAATGTTCCAGACACATTTCAATAATATTCATGTGATCAGTTTTCTGTGGTTTAGGAAAATATTGCATCAACGTgccaccaaacatacacagaacatggtcGCCATTAAAGCAGACCGGgacacatctccattatgatgtatatctccttaaagcagactggaacacatctccattatgatgtatatctccttaaagcagactggaacacatctccataatgatgtatatctccttaaagcagactggaacacatctccattatgatgtatatctccttaaagcagaccggaacacatctccattatgatgtatatctccttaaagcagactggaacacatctccattatgatgtatatctccttaaagcagactggaacacatctccattatgatgtatatctccttaaagcagactggaacacatctccattatgatgtatatctccttaaagcagaccggaacacatctccattatgatgtatatctccttaaagcagaccggaacacatctccattatgatgtatatctccttaaagcagaccggaacacatctccattatgatgtatatctataTCTCCTATAAAGCAGACcggaacacatctccattatgatgtatatctccttaaagcagaccggaacacatctccattatgatgtatatctccttaaagcagaccggaacacatctccattatgatgtatatctccttaaagcagagaacacatctccattatgatgtatatctccttaaagcagaacggaacacatctccattatgatgtatatctccttaaagcagactggaacacatctccattatgatgtatatctccttaaagcagactggaacacatctccattatgatgtatatctccttaaagcagaccggaacacatctccattatgatgtatatctccttaaagcagaccggaacacatctccattatgatgtatatctccttaaagcagactggaacacatctccattatgatgtatatctccttaaagcagactggaacacatctccattatgatgtatatctccttaaagcagactggaacacatctccattatgatgtatatctccttaaagcagactggaacacatctccattatgatgtatatctccttaaagcagactggaacacatctccattatgatgtatatctccttaaagcagactggacacatctccattatgatgtatatctccttaaagcagactggaacacatctccat contains the following coding sequences:
- the LOC135553894 gene encoding histone acetyltransferase p300-like, whose translation is MSHISVNDHLEGILSDFEALKRSFDVDDVDELPPFSPSSPVPSPLSSTSLLNKTNEGRGFPTSNHGSPAFRSRISLGTNPSPAQSPVFKSRMVSSLSFNRATNRPTINNNGGSSGGITRASSFQNKFNPKGFSSSLSGPGSDNDSLHSSSSSLDYSIQGGGGEGGGGVTLGKPGSLSYSTSPQMEQRPGQQPGSLSYSTSPQMEQRPGQQPGSLSYSTSPQMEQQPGSLSYSTSPQMEQRHGQQPGSLSYSTSPQMEQRHGQQPGSLSYSTSPQMEQRHGQQPGSLSYSTSPQMEQPPGLQRGLGLGMGKKFSSHGSVFHSELEGPMGLGAPEPRGVSHGSMPSLDLQIGEGGGGVMGVRGAGGGGVRYGNANVGLNGGSQRHYNTSPFGKEGCYSPNQNHNSYQAQPKPKETQRLNKFPLDLDSLVGVKTLQPSPHPPPSSDPPKPPPRAHYPSSLSVSASPSLSSLDSSGGDLTPLPAAKHHVSYNNINPSLPRSPPPTSPPGAKPVPKVSQSPVPLSPAQTPQLNLLSPRPQVGHLAPSTPLSLEHTQPQDMMSERESVGSILQRIASFSSPDAITTTRFPSAASVLSGVALSNGVKKESPPPMMMMHQERVSSPLPVAVQRQGLKRVQDTTKVLEQEIPASMEERGMEEVKPSAVEDKAAAEEAVEERVAQEKTEDSTAQNKETEEREMEGEVEVVTPCPTENHGLQGTIKGHDLFGYVGIEAVLDQMRRKTMKAGFEFNIMVVGDYRVHST